ATTTTTCATCACCCATCGTCTTGCTACTATCCGTAGTGCCGATGTCATTTTGATGATGAGTCAGGGTTCGGTTGTGGAACAGGGAACTCATGCAGAACTGATGGCAATGATGGGACGGTACTACTGTCTCTACCAACAGCAAGAAGCGGTGGGAGGAGTGAGGGAGTGAAGGAGGGAGGGAGGGAGGGAGTGAGGGAGAGTAAGAGTTATTTGTTGTTACTGGGAGGTATTATCCATTTATCTGAGTTGTGAATCATGGAAACTAACATAGCAAGAATTGAATTATAGGTTTTGTAAAGCTCGCGTCCAGCTTCTACATCCAAATATTTACATTGAACAGCAAACTCTATCCATGTTTGGGTTTCTGCTGCTTCAGCCGAACAGTCGCTTAACTTGGCTACAAACGCTGCTTCATACATACGCTTGCGCCAAGACTCTGCTAAGTTAGCACAGACAGATCTTGAAGAACGACGAATTTGGTCGGTCAAAGAGTATCTTTCTTCCACTGGAAACTTTTTAGACTCCTCAAATATTTTCATAGCAGCATCAAATGCTAGTTTATAAACCTCTAAATCTTTATGGTTTTTAATATGTTCTCTTCCCATGGATTATCTCAAAAGCAATAACAAACAATATATCAATATTGATTTCTAAATGACACATTATTTATAGATACAGGAAAAATTATGAATATCAGTAATGGAAAAGGAAATAATTCAAATGGAAATGGTAAACATTCAAGCCATAAAATTGCCACCGATACTTCCATCAAACAAAATCCAAACTCCCTCACTCCCTCACTCCCTCACTCTCTCCCTCCCTCACTCCTCAAGTTTGACCAACCCGTAATTCTTACTCAACCAAG
The Scytonema hofmannii PCC 7110 DNA segment above includes these coding regions:
- a CDS encoding four helix bundle protein, whose amino-acid sequence is MGREHIKNHKDLEVYKLAFDAAMKIFEESKKFPVEERYSLTDQIRRSSRSVCANLAESWRKRMYEAAFVAKLSDCSAEAAETQTWIEFAVQCKYLDVEAGRELYKTYNSILAMLVSMIHNSDKWIIPPSNNK